A part of Anolis sagrei isolate rAnoSag1 chromosome 3, rAnoSag1.mat, whole genome shotgun sequence genomic DNA contains:
- the HDLBP gene encoding vigilin has translation MSSVAVLTQESFAEHRSGLAQQQVKVTALNAEEENDPPTYKDAFPPLPEKAACLEPTQEPAGAWSKIRPIKASVITQVFHVPLEERKYKDMNQFGEGEQGKICLDIMQKTGAHLELSLAKDQGLSIMVSGKLEAVMKARKEIVARLQTQASATVAIPKEHHRFVIGKNGEKLQDLELKTATKIQIPRPEDPSNQIKITGTKEGIEKARHEILLISAEQDKRAVERLEVEKVYHPFIAGPFNKLVGEIMQETGTRINIPPPSVNRTEIVFIGEKEQLAQAVARVKKIYEEKKKKTTTIAVEVKKSQHKYVIGPKGNSLQEILEKTGVSVEIPPTDSSSETVILRGEPEKLGQALTEVYAKANSFTVSSVSAPSWLHRFIIGKKGQNLAKITQQMPKVHIEFTEGEDRITLEGPTEDVNMAQEQIETMVKDLINRMDYAEINIDHKFHRHLIGKSGANINRIKDQYKVSVRIPPDNEKSNLIRIEGDPQGVQEAKRELLELASRMENERTKDLIIDQKFHRTIIGQKGERIRDTRDKFPEVIINFPDPAQKSDIVQLRGPKNEVEKCTKYMQKMVADLVENSYSISVPIFKQFHKNIIGKGGANIKKIREECNTKIDLPAENSNSEMIVITGKRANCEAARNRILTIQKELANIAEMEVSIPSKLHNSLIGAKGRFIRSIMEECGGVHIHFPTEGSGSDTVTIRGPAQDVEKAKRQLLQLAEEKQTKSYTVDLRAKPEYHKFLIGKGGGNIRKVRDNTGARIIFPTSEDKDQELITIMGTEEAVKDAQKELEVLIKNLDNVIEDSMTVDPKHHRHFVIRKGQVLRSIADEYGGVMVSFPRPGTQSDKVTLKGAKDCVEAAKKRILEIIDDLEAQVTIECTILQKYHRSIMGPKGSRIQQITRDHGVQIKFPDREETTATAPPTELVVQENGKENSEGKEFKEGDPGSPKKCDTIIISGRREKCEAAKEALHALVPVTIEVEVPFDLHRFIIGQKGVGIRKMMDEFEVNIQVPAPELQSDIISISGLANNLDRAKARLLERVKELQAEQEDRALRNFKLTVTVDPRYHPKIIGRKGNVITQIRTEHDVTIQFPDKDDESQAQDQITITGYEKNTESARDAIMKIVGELEQMVSEDITLDHRVHARIIGARGKAIRKIMDEFKVDIRFPQSGAADPNCVTVTGLPENVEEAIDHILNLEEEYLSDVVDNEAMQVYMKTPSHDEAKAASKGFVVRDAPWTAGNAEKAPDMSSSEDFPSFGAQVAPKTLPWGPKR, from the exons ATGAGCTCCGTGGCAGTTTTGACCCAGGAAAGCTTCGCTGAACATCGCAGCGGCCTTGCTCAGCAGCAAGTGAAAG TTACAGCTTTAAATGCTGAAGAAGAGAATGACCCTCCAACTTACAAGGAtgccttccctcctctccctgaGAAAGCCGCATGCTTGGAACCAACCCAGGAACCTGCCGGTGCCTGGAGCAAAATCCGACCAATCAAGGCTTCTGTTATCACTCAG GTTTTCCATGTGCCATTGGAAGAGAGGAAATACAAGGACATGAACCAGTTTGGGGAAGGGGAGCAAGGCAAAATCTGCTTGGACATCATGCAGAAGACAGGTGCCCACCTGGAGCTCTCTCTTGCAAAGGATCAGGGACTATCCATCATGGTCTCTGGCAAACTGGAAGCAGTGATGAAGGCTCGGAAGGAGATCGTGGCTCGGCTGCAGACCCAG GCTTCGGCAACAGTGGCCATTCCCAAAGAGCATCACCGCTTTGTCATTGGAAAAAATGGAGAGAAGTTGCAGGACCTTGAGCTCAAAACTGCCACAAAGATCCAGATTCCCCGCCCGGAAGACCCCAGCAACCAGATCAAGATCACTGGCACCAAGGAAGGGATTGAGAAGGCTCGACATGAGATCCTGCTGATCTCTGCtgagcag GATAAGCGTGCAGTAGAGAGGCTTGAAGTGGAGAAAGTGTACCATCCTTTTATTGCTGGCCCTTTCAATAAGCTGGTGGGCGAGATCATGCAGGAGACAGGGACACGGATAAACATCCCACCTCCCAGTGTCAACAGGACGGAGATAGTCTTCATCGGAGAAAAAGAGCAGCTGGCTCAAGCAGTGGCTCGTGTCAAGAAGATCTATGAGGAGAAG AAAAAGAAGACTACTACCATTGCCGTGGAGGTGAAGAAGTCACAGCACAAGTATGTTATTGGCCCCAAAGGAAACTCCCTGCAAGAGATCTTGGAGAAAACTGGAGTCTCGGTCGAGATCCCACCCACTGACAGCAGCTCAGAGACTGTGATACTGCGTGGCGAACCTGAAAAGCTTGGGCAGGCACTGACTGAGGTCTATGCCAAG GCCAACAGTTTCACAGTCTCTTCTGTCTCTGCCCCCTCTTGGCTTCATCGTTTCATCATTGGCAAAAAAGGACAAAATCTGGCCAAAATCACCCAACAGATGCCAAAG GTTCACATAGAATTCACTGAAGGGGAAGATAGGATCACTCTGGAAGGACCCACAGAGGACGTGAATATGGCTCAAGAACAGATTGAGACCATGGTCAAGGATCTG ATAAATCGGATGGATTACGCTGAAATCAACATTGACCATAAATTCCACAGACATCTGATTGGAAAGAGTGGAGCCAACA TCAACAGGATTAAGGATCAGTACAAAGTGTCTGTGCGCATTCCTCCAGACAACGAGAAGAGCAACCTTATCAGGATTGAAGGAGACCCTCAAGGAGTTCAAGAGGCCAAGAGAGAGCTGCTGGAATTAGCTTCCCGTATG gaAAATGAACGTACTAAGGACCTAATCATTGACCAGAAATTCCATAGAACTATCATTGGGCAGAAGGGTGAACGGATTCGTGATACCCGGGATAAATTTCCAGag GTTATTATCAATTTCCCAGATCCAGCACAAAAGAGTGACATTGTACAGCTGAGAGGACCCAAAAATGAAGTGgagaaatgcacaaaatacatgcAGAAGATGGTGGCAGATCTG GTTGAAAACAGCTATTCTATTTCTGTTCCCATCTTCAAACAATTCCACAAGAACATCATTGGCAAAGGAGGTGCAAATATAAAAAAG ATCCGTGAAGAATGCAACACAAAGATTGATCTTCCTGCAGAGAACAGTAATTCAGAGATGATAGTAATCACCGGGAAAAGAGCCAACTGTGAAGCTGCTCGCAACCGTATTCTCACCATCCAAAAAGAATTG GCTAACATTGCAGAAATGGAGGTCTCAATTCCTTCCAAATTGCACAATTCACTCATTGGTGCCAAAGGTCGGTTTATCCGCTCCATCATGGAGGAATGTGGAGGAGTTCACATTCACTTCCCCACAGAAGGCTCAGGGAGCGATACTGTCACCATCAGGGGTCCTGCCCAGGATGTTGAAAAGGCAAAGAGGCAGCTTCTACAACTTGCGGAAGAAAAG CAAACAAAGAGTTATACTGTGGACTTGCGTGCCAAGCCAGAGTACCATAAGTTCCTGATTGGGAAAGGTGGTGGCAACATTCGCAAAGTCCGTGATAATACTGGTGCCCGGATTATCTTCCCCACCTCCGAGGACAAAGATCAAGAACTGATTACTATCATGGGAACAGAGGAGGCTGTCAAGGATGCTCAGAAGGAACTGGAGGTGCTCATTAAGAACCTG GACAATGTCATAGAAGATTCCATGACTGTGGACCCCAAGCATCACCGACACTTTGTCATCCGGAAAGGGCAAGTGCTACGATCCATTGCTGATGAATATGGAGGTGTGATGGTCAGCTTTCCACGTCCTGGCACACAAAGTGACAAGGTCACCCTTAAAGGGGCAAAGGACTGTGTTGAAGCAGCAAAGAAACGCATCCTTGAGATTATTGATGACTTA GAAGCCCAGGTGACAATAGAATGCACCATTCTGCAGAAGTACCATCGCTCTATAATGGGGcccaaaggttccaggattcaaCAGATCACTCGTGACCATGGTGTTCAGATCAAATTCCCAGATCGGGAGGAAACCACAG CCACAGCTCCCCCCACAGAGCTGGTAGTCCAGGAGAACGGCAAGGAAAACAGTGAAGGGAAAGAATTCAAAGAAGGTGATCCTGGCTCCCCAAAGAAATGTGACACTATCATCATCTCTGGTCGTCGAGAGAAATGTGAGGCAGCAAAAGAGGCCCTTCAT GCTCTGGTTCCAGTTACTATTGAAGTGGAAGTTCCTTTTGACCTTCATCGTTTCATCATTGGTCAAAAGGGTGTTGGCATCCGGAAAATGATGGATGAGTTTGAG GTCAACATCCAAGTCCCTGCTCCAGAGCTACAATCGGACATCATCTCTATAAGTGGCCTTGCTAACAATCTTGACCGTGCCAAGGCCAGACTTCTAGAGAGAGTGAAAGAGCTGCAAGCTGAACAAGAGGATCGA GCTTTGCGTAACTTCAAGTTGACTGTTACTGTGGATCCCAGATATCACCCCAAAATAATTGGCAGGAAAGGGAATGTAATCACTCAAATTCGTACCGAGCACGATGTGACCATACAGTTTCCCGACAAGGATGATGAATCTCAG GCCCAGGATCAGATTACCATCACGGGGTATGAGAAGAATACTGAATCTGCCCGAGATGCCATCATGAAGATTGTTGGTGAACTGGAGCAGATGGTCTCTGAAGACATCACTCTGGACCATCGTGTTCATGCTCGCATTATTGGAGCACGTGGGAAAGCCATCCGCAAGATCATGGATGAATTTAAG GTGGATATCCGTTTCCCGCAGAGTGGAGCTGCTGATCCAAACTGTGTGACTGTGACTGGGCTCCCTGAGAACGTGGAGGAAGCCATTGACCATATCTTGAATCTGGAGGAAGAATAT CTGTCTGATGTGGTAGACAATGAAGCAATGCAAGTCTACATGAAAACACCTTCTCATGATGAAGCGAAGGCTGCATCAAAGGGATTTGTGGTGAGAGATGCCCCTTGGACAGCAGGGAACGCTGAGAAG GCCCCTGACATGAGCAGCTCTGAAGATTTCCCAAGCTTTGGAGCACAGGTGGCCCCCAAGACCCTGCCTTGGGGTCCCAAGCGGTAA